ATTGTCATAGAAAACAGTCAAAGCTAAATCAAAACCACAGTGGGTTCCTGTTTTTAGTCACTATGATTCAGCATTAGTTTAGCAGACTCTAGATATTGCACAACTGTAAACTGATTACTCATAAATGATGTGAAGTTATTGAAACGGTTCTCTGTTCCTCTTCACAGTAAACGAAGGGTCTGAAATGTTCACCTTCAGTCCTGTTATCTCGGACACCGGCCCGCGTCCGGGGGCATTTGTGTGATCCTTTGACAGAGGCAAAACATTTGGAGCTGGGCCATTGTGAGTCCTTGAAATTAGTCATGCAGACTGCTGACCCACATTTGGGACTCGAGCTGAGGAGAAAGGCAACCAGGAAGTTGTTAGAAAAAACATAGGAAGTGCAGCGGGAAGTACTCGAGGGGGGAAAACAAGTTTTGGGCCTGTGGTCCTGTTTACTGGCGTGTCATGGTTTTGTTTAGGCTTGTttttcaccccctcctccctgagATTTAAACAACTGCTTTACTAACTCCTAAACAGGGTCAGACGGGCTAATCTGCTCTGTCTTTGCTGGCAGACGCCTCCTCTGTGTGAGATTGGCCTCCACGTCCACTCACAGCAACTGGAGGCTCCTCTCTGTTCCACAGTTCACCCCGGGCTGCGCTCACTGAATAAAAGCGCCCTAATAAATGAAGAGTCCATTAGGCTGCGCGTCACACCGTGGCATTCGCGATTCCACGCCGCGTAATCGACGCCAAATCTCCATTACGCACCCGGCGCCTTCGTGACACTTGGAGCCTCGTTACTGTACACGAAGTGCGGGTTGCAGATCTCAATCTGCCCCCTCCGTCCGGTCACTACGGGTTCGTTTCGGTTGCGCCgctcgcgccgccgccgtcgttgGCGGAGCATTGAGCTACCAGCTGACCTACTTTCTCTCCTCGCCGCCGCTCGGTGCTGTTTACGAGCCGCTGCCAGCGGAGGACGTGGAGCGCGGCGCCTGGAAAATAGAGCGAGCGGCGCGAGACCGCGAGTGGGAAATTCGGCGGTGTCTGTGGGTGAACGAGGAGCGCCAGGAGCCGCAGACGGCTCACCGGGCGATTACAAGCGGCGCGGCTTTAACTTAGGCGTTGTTATGCAACTGAACGCGTTCGGCTGCCTCGGccgctcgcgctcgcgctcgcgctccCAGTTGCGCTCGGCTGCCGTGCTGTAGTTGCGATtctaagatttttttttattttctctaaatttaatttaaaatgactaCGTCGACGAACGCGCCGCGCGGACCTTCAATTCTGCCGCAGACCCCAGTATTGCAAGGTAGGTGGGATTTTTCTATGTTGAAGCTTTCAGTTTCGCgtcgggcgggcgagcgagcgcgagaCGCGGACGCGTCCCTTCGACATCAAAGTTCGCGCGTGGGAGCGGAGTCGGTCGGCCCCGGTGCGCGCGGCCAACACCTACGGCTCGGGCTTCGCCGTGGCACACGTAGTGTAGCTGTGCGGATCCACGGGCGCCCCTGAACGCCGCTTACGTGTTTTCAGCCCTCTGCCATCCACGGCCCCGGTTACAGGGTTGAAATAACCTATTTTCCCCCCCGTTGCACCACCGCTGATGACATTCATGGCAAAACATTGAAAGCGTGTTCGTCACTGGCTCCTCAGAAACGTACCAACAATGTTAAATGTCACCggaaaataaatgattaaatatttccTCAGCGGGCGCAGGTCAGGCTGATGTTACCCAACCTGGCAGCTTTAAGTCCACGCGAGTTCATTTGTCTGACTGAACCAGTGTTTTCTTATACTCGGGGATGTGGCCGCCCTTAATTCAAACCATGTCAGTGGGAAGTTAAAGAGTCATTGGGTGCACGCTCGTTTATCTGCCGGTGTTTTTCATTTGTAGGTGTTTAACCAACAGGAGTTCTTCCTGTTTCCTTATCGCTGCAGAGGAGCTGTCCTTACAACACAAGCCCCAGCCGACAACAAGCGCTTTCTAAATGTACACACTTCTGTGTCACcacaatgaaaacatttattaatgcGAGTGTGCATTCACAGTATGTACCAGTATGTTGTGGTCCAGTGTGATGTCAGACTCTGCAGATCCAAACTAAGGCAGCAGGACCTCCATCCACGTCAGAGCAAACATTTCCAGATCTGCTGAGCCGAAGCCGGTCCAGGCCCGGTTTGTGTTTGCCTGACAGCTTGAGctggtgcaggtggaggtggtcgGGAGGCATAAACTTCAGAGATAAGCGCAGTGTCAGAGCGAAACCCTCATATCGTCGTCATCCAGTGATGCATTACCGCTAATGCAGCTTATTCAAACTCGCCCAGCAGCACAAGAGCAGAAAAAAACGCTGGGAGCTGTCGCATTGTAAAGTATGGAAGAAACGTTTGAAGGGCGGTGAACTCGTGGAACGATGGTAGAAAGCTTGTTGTCGTTAGTAGATTACAACTTGATTCATTACCTTGTGTGAACATTACCATcacaaacactgtaaaaagAGGGGTCACTGACCTCTTGATAACACCGGTGCTCTGCATCGCTTCATTGCCGggtttattgttgttttgcagGGCACAGATTCTAAGCGACGCATTAAAGACTTTACGGTCCACAATCGATGATTTTATGAATAGTTCCTGTAAAACTGGAGGCACACGGACATTTAGAATTaaagtcaacaacaacaaagtgttATGGCGGCAATAAAGGTcttgtttgctgctgcttttagttCAGGAATTTGATGGTTTACATTTGTTTACGTGTTTGTCCCAGACGTcggtttgtgttttgctgctccGTGTTTGTCCATGCTTCATTCAGAGCATTTATGAACAATTAATAAAGCCATTACCTCTTGCCCACTTTGAAGCGCTTGTTTACAGTCACTACTGTACAGGCTGGAGTTTGTTCACTGATTAGACTTGTTATTTTTATGGCTTTGATAAGCAGCCACCGACTGGAGCTCACTGCTCGAGTTTCTGATTTGAAATATGAGTAGATTGACAGCTCATGGTTTTGGTTTTAATAacaatgtagtaataaaaaCTAGACATAGTTCCTAATACAGATACACGTTTTGATGGATTATGGCTCTAAATCACTTTCATCCTAGTCTGGTCCACCAGCTCCAGAGTTATACTATTAATGTTGGACATCATATTTACATAGATTGTGTCCAGTAGATAAACCTTTTCCTTGGGTCTACAGTAAACTGTTAACACCAGCTATAAAAACTGctttcaaagaaataaataggTCAAATGTCCAAGTTACAGTAAGCCATATTTATTCagtataatatattttattgttaCTGTAAGTAGGTCTATAAATTGAATGTATGTAAATGGTCCGCCCACTAATGTAGGTCAACAATAACAAGTGGCCTCTATCACATCATAAATTATTACAGCGTCAGCGCTAATGCGGTGAATTTGACCTGGATGCCAGCCACACCCCACGCACCGGTGTCAAACAGGTATTTTGTCTTTAGCGGCTGCACGGACATTTCAGGTGTGAACTGGAACCACGGCCCCTGGAGGCACAGTTTAGCACAAGTATTGAATCAAAAGCATGAAGTAAAGGCAACGTTTAGCCAATGCTAAAGAAGAGCTAcgcacagattaaaaagtgtGTGTCAGAGTCTTTTCTATGCATTTCATGGCCTTTTTTCCCTGGGAAAATAGAGACAGAGCTCACATGCAACAAAGAGCATCTGCAGCACGAGTCTGCAAAAACACTTTATTAGTAGAAAAACACTGATTGACACAGTATGTTATATAAGACCTACTGTATTACTATATCTTGTTCTTATGGAGGTGTGAGTGTATCATTTTGTCCAAACAGCAGTCTGTGACACTATGAGAATGACTGGGAATGACTGGTCTGCTGTGATTCCTTCATGTGCTGTGTATTTGTTTGGGAAGCTGCGTTTACACATTTATTGCACGTCCTCTTTACTTCtgacattaaaattaaaagctGTCTCTCTAAAAGTCCATCACTTTTGCAAATGAGTTGTTGTTAGTTGAGGAGAAGCTTCATGTCCTGGTGGTGAACATCACTTCAACAAACATTTCATTGCTCTGCACATCTGCGTGacctcctcagctcctcggctgcttctgattttaatATGCAGCAGAGGAGTGTGAATTAATGTGTGATAAATTGTGGCTAAATCGATGGTGAAAGGAACTCTGGGTTTCATTTGCAGCCGCTGCACGAAACGCAGAGAGACTTTGAGGTAAAGCGGCAAAAAAGGGGAGCATCTGTTGGACGGACTGTGAAACCGGGGCCATATGTGCTGAACAGCTGAGAGCGATGGTGCTCGGTTTGAAAGCAAGAAGCAGCATTTTCGTTTTTGCATGAATTAGCCTGGGTTCGGAGCATCATTGACAGTTTAACAGCAGGGAACTTCAACACATCTAATATAATTTGGGAGGCATTGCTCAGAGATTTGACAATAAAGGCTTCTAACATTGGCCTGAATCACCTGAGTCTAAAGGAACCCTGTTATCATTGTCCGATAGAAGGCAGCCATCTTGAACTTGGCCCCGCTTCATCGCTGGCCTGTTTCCCATAATTCATCTGCACGTGTTTACATTGCGATAAGTCGTGCCGTGCGAGCGGCGTGTACCTTCTCGTGGCTGGTGATTATTAACTGATGTGTTGTAGAGCGACACGACACGGTTGTACGTCCGCACGGCCCCCGAGGGacacgaggaagaggagctcaGAGGAAGTAATAAAatgcaagataaaaaaaaatcctttccTGTAATAAAATATCTCTATTACCTTATAAATATGGACACCTTGTTATCGCAATGGGGCACGAGACTGAGCTCAGAGGAGCTGAAAAAAAGCAACTCCAGGATTCAgagctcttgtttttttttcttgcaccaAGACTAAACATCTTTGGAGCAGTTAGCTTTACAGAGTCTCACCACTCATCGCTCACACAGTTTCATCATGTCCACATACAGCATTGCTGTATTCTGATGATGTCTCCTCAATTATAAATGGCACAAAGTGAAAAAGGTGGCGGTTCCCCTGTGGCCACTAATGTCCATCACCCACTGATCGTAGCATGAAGGAACTCTTTCAGTCCCCACCAGCTGTAATTACAACTTTGAACTTTGTAAATGATACATAATGTCAAGTATTTCCAGACCACATAACCCTGAACTAATTTAATCACGGCTAAAGgaaagtctgtgtgttttctgtttcctaCTGGAAAGTTATGGTAACTTGGAATAAGATAATTGCTCTTAGCAATCGTGAGTATGTCAGACAGTGACTAAGATGACGTGTGCTCTGTTACAACCCGTGTCTGCTTCAGACACGTTTCTAGGTCAGGGGGCTCTTCTTCTACTGTAGCCTGCAGGCTTCATGTCGTGTCATTAATAGTTGCTCTGCACCTCAAGCCCCACCTGGAGCACGGGGCCGATGAAGGAGCTCTCAATCTGGTCTGTTTCCACAGGATTTGGCTTCTCGTCCGTGGCCTGGGGGAGGCGGTGGGCAGCTGGTCGTCCGTAGGTTTTTCCACAACACTGTCCTGACGAGGTCGGCGCGGATGGGACATATAAGACGTCAGGAAGGACCTGGTTGGGAAAGGGAGTGAGAATGGACAACCTTTCTGACTTTGGGTGCCCCTGTCCATCAAGGGAATGGGAGTGAGTACTAAATCAGGTTCACATTACATATTCTTCCCCAAACACACAACTCTACAACCGCACGGTCTATATTTAGCCATTTGTTCTTTGGTATTTTTAATAATGTATAGTGAAGATGTAGCTGTAGTATAGTTAAAAGCTGAAGGAAACCCGAGcggtcatgtgtgtgtgtgtgggtgccaAGTGTGGCCCCCTGCTTTAACAAGTATCTCATATCCTGCATGACTCCAGTTACAGTGTAAGGCGACATGGGCGGTTAAGTAGTTTACCATCACATTCACATAATGTTGTGAATATGTTTATATTGCAAATCTGTTAGAAGTTGTTAGCTATGAAAATTccaaagaaatacaaataaaatcgTGCTGCGTTTGAGGCACAGGACAAAGACAGATGCTCTGATTTTATTGCCACTGgctgtcatttgtttttctttaatatgtCCCACTCATTCCTTTTCATCCCTTCTCTGTTTCTGATACATTTTTTCAGTGGTTTCAATCTAAAAAGAAATAACAACAGTTTGATTTCAAGGGAATTGGTTCGGATTCCTGATTGAGGAGTAAGAGAACAGGAAACGAGTCTCTGTGAAAGTGATTTCTGAGAAGAATTGAACCGACGCGTGTTTATGTGGGCTTTAACCATTtgattgtctgtgtgttgtgacCACAGCAGCGTAGACacggttttatttatatagtgtaAACCCATAAATGTGTCTCTAAGGGATTTGccatctgtacagtatattgaatGATTAGCACTAACTCGACCAGAACCAACCAAAGCCGAGGCAGTGAAGGCGACGTGTTGCGGCACCTTCtggctctgctgtttgtgttgtgctgatGCCTGTGTGGGTGAGGCTGTTTACACACCTCAGCTTTTACCACTTCCATTAATGAAAATATTACGCATTGTCAACAACTAGTTCACTATAAAACCAAAAAGGAGACTTGACCTTTAGAGACTTTTGCTGTTCTCACACAGCACCTGCCCGATTTACAGACACGGCCTTTCATTTAAATGCGGGACGGAGCCAAGTATGTTGTTAATGTCATGTGTAACGCCTGTGCTTTGCCAGGAATAACCAAGTCCCACGCTGTTGTCTGGTGTCAGCCAGATTATGgacaaaacaatatttgaattggtttctctccctctctagCACCAACAGCTGTGTGGAGGATTTACTGGATGAGGACGAGAAAGACAGAGCAAAAAGGTGCTTTTACGTCTGTCAGACTTGACTTGTATCCAACTAAGTATCCATAAAAATATGTGCACGTCAAAGAAGGCTGTGTATCGCTACTTTGAATACgcaaatatatttaaatgttgaGTGAACGTTTTTAATAATTCCATAATACTGGAGGAGCATCTGACTTTAATGCTGGTCCGGTTAACAGTATCTTTGTGTGTCGGCGTCTAAGGGCATCTCGTAACAAATCGGAAAAGAAGCGCAGAGACCAGTTCAATGTGCTCATCAAGGAGCTGTGCACCATGCTGCAGGGCCAGGGCCATCCGCGCAAGATGGACAAGTCCACCATCCTGCAGAGAACCATCGACTTCCTGCAGAAGCAGAAAGGTGGGCCGCGAACCCGACATGAGCTTTGGAGTTCGGTCGTTAACAGCGGCGGAGCTCTTAGTTTGTGTGGTTTACGAGACTGAACGATTGTCGTTTGCCCCGTGGGCTTCTCCCCAGACATCACTGCACAGAACGAAACGTGTGATGTGCGACAGGACTGGAAGCCCTCGTTCCTCAGCAATGAGGAATTCACTCAACTAATGCTGGAGGTAAAGCTTAAATCCAGTCTCGACTAGTGTTCATGCAAAAAATATCAAAGACACATTCTCACTAAATGCCCGAAGAGACTGTGTCTCAGTGATTTTGAGTGTTTAATTCATACTTTCCCTCTCTTCCTTCAGGCCCTAGATGGTTTCCTGATAGCATTGACTACAGATGGAAATATTATATACGTGTCTGACAGCGTGTCTTCGCTAATTGGACATTTACCGGTGAGTGAGAAAGTTATTCCTGTTATGTATTCATGCGACGAGGAAACGATAAATATGCTTCATCTTATCTGATCTAGGACATGTTAAAAAtttctttcagtttgttttaataaagtTTTCCTTCCATAATTTCTCATTTATTACGAAAGACAGTGTAAATTAAgtacctacatgtgaacttgaGTTCAGGGATAAAAATACTTATGCAGGTGTGGAAACAACCTCCTACTGCTCAATGATGTTTGTGATACTTTTTAACTCTGACACTTCTAAACTGACTGACATCCATCCACCCCTTCTTTTGCACCAGTCAGATATGGTGGACCAAAATATCTTGAATTTCCTCCCGGAGCGGGAACACGGGGAGGTGTATAAGCTGCTATCATCCCACATGCTGATGACTGACCCCATTGCTGCTGACTTCCTTGACAGTGAGTATCCTGCTGGGCCGCACGTCTGACCCGTGTCTGCTCCTAAGGCCACACTGTGTCTGGGTCAAGGTTCCGCTTAGTGCCTCATGACGTTTCACTTCAACCAGAACCCTGTGTAACAATTGGTCGGActgatgtattttattttgacatttgtaatttgatttatataagtATTTTGTTTTAGGACGGGTCTAAATATTGCCCTTACCCTCATAATGTCCCTTGAAGCTCTATTTAGAGAGCTCGATGCTGATTCGGGGTCTGTGCCTTATTGGATTGCTGATTAGTGCCTGTCTATGATTAGCCTTTGAGCTAAAATTAGGAGTTACCTCTGTATCATAGTTAAGACTGTAAATCACTGTTATGTTAACACAGTAATCCAAACCAAATCCACGTAGTTATCTGGGGCTCAAGACACTGACCTTAATCCTGTGTTACTATTGGGCTTTTGTGAGGAACAGAGCAGGCGAGTGGCTGATGCTGACGTTAGTGCGCACAGCTCCTCACATAATCACACAATAAGAAACATCTTTTTCACACAGTTACTCATACAAAAAGATGATTCATGAGCGCAATATTAAGGAATTTGTTCccgaaataaaataataataatgttatttaatTGTTATTAGAGGAAAATAAAATTCCTGCCTTTCAGGTGAGGCACATATAGAGTTTTGCTGCCATGTGGCCAGAGGTAACATCGACCCAAAAGAGCCTCCTGTGTACGAGTACGTCAGGTTCGTTGGGGATTTCAAGTTTCACAACAATGGTAAGGACGGTAAGTCTGCGCCTAAACAAAGGGTTTAATGTGTTGAATCCATTTTAATTTAGCAACAGTTTGAAGCCATTGGAACCAatgagcagctgttgttgtttctgccaCTCAGTGCCTACATCCTCCTGTAACGGGCTTGAATTAACGCTACCGAGGAGCTTGCAGGCgacgctggaggagcaggtctgCCTCATCGCCACCGTACGATTAGTCACTCCGCAGTTTCTCAAGGTACGAACAGCTGGGACCTAAAAAAGCACTGAGTATGGGAAAAAAGGGAGATTCGCTCCAAGTTCAGTGAGCGTCAGGTCAAGTGTGAGCTGGCGGCATTGTTCCATTAGCGCTCAGCTCAGAGACTAAAAGTGCCAGCAAGCAGCATCCACACATgcagaaatgtaaaacacactgaTTACACTGATTTGACAGGGAATTATTAAAGTCAGGGCAAATTCAAGCTCTGGTTACATCTTTTAGAGTTCATGTGATGCGATCACATGGTCACAGATGTGATCACAATCTGTGATAATGACGTATAAACACAGTTGTCAGCTGCTATTAACAAATATTTAATGCCAGAGCGGCAAAACACATCATGTTTCATATCACCATACAAACCCTGTCATGGGatcttcatttcctgtcataGACTGTAACTGGATCTCACTTCGTGACTTTGGTTTCGTTTAGGATTTGTGTAACGTGGAAGATCCTTGTGACGAATTCACATCCAGACACAGTCTCGAGTGGAAGTTCCTCTTTTTAGATCACAGGTAAAATATATTCTCCTCTCAAATGCAGTCGTTTCAGCAGTAATAAACTAATGGGTTTATTCCCTTGTGTCTCCTGGTTCAGAGCTTCACCCATCATAGGCTACCTGCCCTTCGAGGTCCTCGGCACCTCTGGCTACGATTACTACCACGTGGATGACTTGGAGCTCATAGCTCAGTGTCACAAGCAGCGTGAGTACCAGTAGCAGCAGCCGCGCTGCAAATGACGCGGGACCCCCTGATGCGAGCGCTTCTGTCTCCTCAGTGATGCAGTTCGGCGAGGGCAAGTCCTGCTTCTACCGCTTCCTGACCAAAGGCCAGCAGTGGATATGGCTGCAGACGCAGTACTACATCACGTACCACCAGTGGAACTCCAAGCCGGAGTTCATCGTGTGCACGCACACCGTCGTCAGGTGAGCGCGGGGCCTCGGCGGCTGCAGCCGTGCCCTGAGATTAGCCCGAGCCCCGCTTACGTGTGCTGTCCTCCAGTTACGCCAAGGTGAGGGCCGAGAGGAGGCGAGCGTTCGGCCTCGAGGAGCTGTCGCCGCCGGAGGTCGCTCCTTCCTCCGTGAAGGTattttcgcccccccccccccggtcgcACATTCGGCCCCGCCGCCCGCTCCACATCTGACCCTCTCGTCCTGCTCCAGGCGCAGGAGCTGTATTTGGACATCTGCTGTCCCACGCTGGGCCCGACGCGGGACAAAAACAGTGGTGCACGTTCAGCGTCCTCCCACAGCTCGCGGAAGTCCTCCCGCACGGCGCTGTCAGACTCTGCATGtgagtcaccccccccccctcactcaaCAGCAGGTCAATATGTGCAGGAGCCCGGCTCCAGAAAGTGTGGTATTAAAATTAGAGCGAGCGCCTCCTACAGTCGgagctttgttttcttctttggtgGTCGGAGGTAGAAGTAAGTAAACCACTAGTCAATAAAACGCCCCCTTCACGTATGTGGGTGACAATGAATTCACGAAGCGTTTCCAAGGTTTactttggctgctgctgtgtattCTTCGGTCTCTCTGGCTCCAGCTGCTCGTCCACCCACCCTCTAATGGCTTAAAACACATGCACTTGTACGAACAGCACAGAGCGGCACATCTGCACCACTCGCTGTtcataaaaaag
This Betta splendens chromosome 14, fBetSpl5.4, whole genome shotgun sequence DNA region includes the following protein-coding sequences:
- the npas2 gene encoding neuronal PAS domain-containing protein 2 isoform X16 gives rise to the protein MDNLSDFGCPCPSREWDTNSCVEDLLDEDEKDRAKRASRNKSEKKRRDQFNVLIKELCTMLQGQGHPRKMDKSTILQRTIDFLQKQKDITAQNETCDVRQDWKPSFLSNEEFTQLMLEALDGFLIALTTDGNIIYVSDSVSSLIGHLPSDMVDQNILNFLPEREHGEVYKLLSSHMLMTDPIAADFLDSEAHIEFCCHVARGNIDPKEPPVYEYVRFVGDFKFHNNGKDVPTSSCNGLELTLPRSLQATLEEQVCLIATVRLVTPQFLKDLCNVEDPCDEFTSRHSLEWKFLFLDHRASPIIGYLPFEVLGTSGYDYYHVDDLELIAQCHKQLMQFGEGKSCFYRFLTKGQQWIWLQTQYYITYHQWNSKPEFIVCTHTVVSYAKVRAERRRAFGLEELSPPEVAPSSVKAQELYLDICCPTLGPTRDKNSGARSASSHSSRKSSRTALSDSASNSYTEACTPSWQTASVGTEKTPARPQPSSSKQQQQQQQQQQQQQGSVYQLQQPQPGVLNQLKEQLEERTRILQADIKTQQQELHDIKEKLQLANLQMLLQQPISNDFGQAQQQQQQQQQQQQQQQQGPGRPAQQSPSGVIRQHPKPTSCGTHSSSPHSLLKENSFTSTQVQHRVVRSGQVQSVSLPVQTNTSLTMPFYSNPMMFSQTNTRPLQDANQRHTDNEFSQDGQLRMLLNQPVQTLVPTSSVTSQPSQCNMGISQTIYTLEQQIMAPSFSMQQVNCNAVLVPSPVFTSPIMIPHNNFISPQSQSAYHAQPQASQHSLQIQQPQQFFQMTQGLVHSGSAQAFLHATNVPQQSTVGYIQQQQQIQQLPQAQQQQAQQQQQQRQYQHSQNQTGDFRNMLTR
- the npas2 gene encoding neuronal PAS domain-containing protein 2 isoform X18 translates to MDNLSDFGCPCPSREWDTNSCVEDLLDEDEKDRAKRASRNKSEKKRRDQFNVLIKELCTMLQGQGHPRKMDKSTILQRTIDFLQKQKDITAQNETCDVRQDWKPSFLSNEEFTQLMLEALDGFLIALTTDGNIIYVSDSVSSLIGHLPSDMVDQNILNFLPEREHGEVYKLLSSHMLMTDPIAADFLDSEAHIEFCCHVARGNIDPKEPPVYEYVRFVGDFKFHNNGKDVPTSSCNGLELTLPRSLQATLEEQVCLIATVRLVTPQFLKDLCNVEDPCDEFTSRHSLEWKFLFLDHRASPIIGYLPFEVLGTSGYDYYHVDDLELIAQCHKQLMQFGEGKSCFYRFLTKGQQWIWLQTQYYITYHQWNSKPEFIVCTHTVVSYAKVRAERRRAFGLEELSPPEVAPSSVKAQELYLDICCPTLGPTRDKNSGARSASSHSSRKSSRTALSDSASNSYTEACTPSWQTASVGTEKTPARPQPSSSKQQQQQQQQQQQQGSVYQLQQPQPGVLNQLKEQLEERTRILQADIKTQQQELHDIKEKLQLANLQMLLQQPISNDFGQAQQQQQQQQQQQQQQQQGPGRPAQQSPSGVIRQHPKPTSCGTHSSSPHSLLKENSFTSTQVQHRVVRSGQVQSVSLPVQTNTSLTMPFYSNPMMFSQTNTRPLQDANQRHTDNEFSQDGQLRMLLNQPVQTLVPTSSVTSQPSQCNMGISQTIYTLEQQIMAPSFSMQQVNCNAVLVPSPVFTSPIMIPHNNFISPQSQSAYHAQPQASQHSLQIQQPQQFFQMTQGLVHSGSAQAFLHATNVPQQSTVGYIQQQQQIQQLPQAQQQQAQQQQQQRQYQHSQNQTGDFRNMLTR
- the npas2 gene encoding neuronal PAS domain-containing protein 2 isoform X4; translated protein: MDNLSDFGCPCPSREWDTNSCVEDLLDEDEKDRAKRASRNKSEKKRRDQFNVLIKELCTMLQGQGHPRKMDKSTILQRTIDFLQKQKDITAQNETCDVRQDWKPSFLSNEEFTQLMLEALDGFLIALTTDGNIIYVSDSVSSLIGHLPSDMVDQNILNFLPEREHGEVYKLLSSHMLMTDPIAADFLDSEAHIEFCCHVARGNIDPKEPPVYEYVRFVGDFKFHNNVPTSSCNGLELTLPRSLQATLEEQVCLIATVRLVTPQFLKDLCNVEDPCDEFTSRHSLEWKFLFLDHRASPIIGYLPFEVLGTSGYDYYHVDDLELIAQCHKQLMQFGEGKSCFYRFLTKGQQWIWLQTQYYITYHQWNSKPEFIVCTHTVVSYAKVRAERRRAFGLEELSPPEVAPSSVKAQELYLDICCPTLGPTRDKNSGARSASSHSSRKSSRTALSDSASANSYTEACTPSWQTASVGTEKTPARPQPSSSKNLAQRQNSFDHVPQTSLPVSPTCSKHSAMQQQQQQQQQQQQQQQQQGSVYQLQQPQPGVLNQLKEQLEERTRILQADIKTQQQELHDIKEKLQLANLQMLLQQPISNDFGQAQQQQQQQQQQQQQQQQGPGRPAQQSPSGVIRQHPKPTSCGTHSSSPHSLLKENSFTSTQVQHRVVRSGQVQSVSLPVQTNTSLTMPFYSNPMMFSQTNTRPLQDANQRHTDNEFSQDGQLRMLLNQPVQTLVPTSSVTSQPSQCNMGISQTIYTLEQQIMAPSFSMQQVNCNAVLVPSPVFTSPIMIPHNNFISPQSQSAYHAQPQASQHSLQIQQPQQFFQMTQGLVHSGSAQAFLHATNVPQQSTVGYIQQQQQIQQLPQAQQQQAQQQQQQRQYQHSQNQTGDFRNMLTR
- the npas2 gene encoding neuronal PAS domain-containing protein 2 isoform X2, with product MDNLSDFGCPCPSREWDTNSCVEDLLDEDEKDRAKRASRNKSEKKRRDQFNVLIKELCTMLQGQGHPRKMDKSTILQRTIDFLQKQKDITAQNETCDVRQDWKPSFLSNEEFTQLMLEALDGFLIALTTDGNIIYVSDSVSSLIGHLPSDMVDQNILNFLPEREHGEVYKLLSSHMLMTDPIAADFLDSEAHIEFCCHVARGNIDPKEPPVYEYVRFVGDFKFHNNGKDVPTSSCNGLELTLPRSLQATLEEQVCLIATVRLVTPQFLKDLCNVEDPCDEFTSRHSLEWKFLFLDHRASPIIGYLPFEVLGTSGYDYYHVDDLELIAQCHKQLMQFGEGKSCFYRFLTKGQQWIWLQTQYYITYHQWNSKPEFIVCTHTVVSYAKVRAERRRAFGLEELSPPEVAPSSVKAQELYLDICCPTLGPTRDKNSGARSASSHSSRKSSRTALSDSASANSYTEACTPSWQTASVGTEKTPARPQPSSSKNLAQRQNSFDHVPQTSLPVSPTCSKHSAMQQQQQQQQQQQQQQQQGSVYQLQQPQPGVLNQLKEQLEERTRILQADIKTQQQELHDIKEKLQLANLQMLLQQPISNDFGQAQQQQQQQQQQQQQQQQGPGRPAQQSPSGVIRQHPKPTSCGTHSSSPHSLLKENSFTSTQVQHRVVRSGQVQSVSLPVQTNTSLTMPFYSNPMMFSQTNTRPLQDANQRHTDNEFSQDGQLRMLLNQPVQTLVPTSSVTSQPSQCNMGISQTIYTLEQQIMAPSFSMQQVNCNAVLVPSPVFTSPIMIPHNNFISPQSQSAYHAQPQASQHSLQIQQPQQFFQMTQGLVHSGSAQAFLHATNVPQQSTVGYIQQQQQIQQLPQAQQQQAQQQQQQRQYQHSQNQTGDFRNMLTR
- the npas2 gene encoding neuronal PAS domain-containing protein 2 isoform X21; amino-acid sequence: MDNLSDFGCPCPSREWDTNSCVEDLLDEDEKDRAKRASRNKSEKKRRDQFNVLIKELCTMLQGQGHPRKMDKSTILQRTIDFLQKQKDITAQNETCDVRQDWKPSFLSNEEFTQLMLEALDGFLIALTTDGNIIYVSDSVSSLIGHLPSDMVDQNILNFLPEREHGEVYKLLSSHMLMTDPIAADFLDSEAHIEFCCHVARGNIDPKEPPVYEYVRFVGDFKFHNNVPTSSCNGLELTLPRSLQATLEEQVCLIATVRLVTPQFLKDLCNVEDPCDEFTSRHSLEWKFLFLDHRASPIIGYLPFEVLGTSGYDYYHVDDLELIAQCHKQLMQFGEGKSCFYRFLTKGQQWIWLQTQYYITYHQWNSKPEFIVCTHTVVSYAKVRAERRRAFGLEELSPPEVAPSSVKAQELYLDICCPTLGPTRDKNSGARSASSHSSRKSSRTALSDSASANSYTEACTPSWQTASVGTEKTPARPQPSSSKNLAQRQNSFDHVPQTSLPVSPTCSKHSAMQQQQQQQQQQQQQGSVYQLQQPQPGVLNQLKEQLEERTRILQADIKTQQQELHDIKEKLQLANLQMLLQQPISNDFGQAQQQQQQQQQQQQQQQQGPGRPAQQSPSGVIRQHPKPTSCGTHSSSPHSLLKENSFTSTQVQHRVVRSGQVQSVSLPVQTNTSLTMPFYSNPMMFSQTNTRPLQDANQRHTDNEFSQDGQLRMLLNQPVQTLVPTSSVTSQPSQCNMGISQTIYTLEQQIMAPSFSMQQVNCNAVLVPSPVFTSPIMIPHNNFISPQSQSAYHAQPQASQHSLQIQQPQQFFQMTQGLVHSGSAQAFLHATNVPQQSTVGYIQQQQQIQQLPQAQQQQAQQQQQQRQYQHSQNQTGDFRNMLTR